In one Parachlamydia acanthamoebae genomic region, the following are encoded:
- the rpsD gene encoding 30S ribosomal protein S4, with product MARYTGKKNRIARRFGANVFGRLRNPLLHKPNPPGMHGARRRKKSDYGVQLEEKQKLKAIYGMLSEGQLINYYKKAARLEANTAQVLAQMLECRLDIVVHRLKFGSTIFAAQQLVSHGHILVDGKKVDRRSFQVRPGMVISVREKSRGIKAIQEAQDSSMRSVPEYLSIDKENFSGQLLEYPSYELMPWPIPINLPEICDFLAHST from the coding sequence ATGGCTCGTTATACAGGTAAAAAAAATCGGATCGCACGGCGATTTGGCGCCAATGTGTTTGGCCGCTTACGCAATCCGCTTCTACATAAACCCAACCCGCCCGGCATGCATGGCGCGCGACGTCGAAAAAAATCAGACTACGGGGTTCAGCTAGAAGAAAAGCAAAAGCTCAAAGCTATTTATGGCATGTTGAGTGAAGGCCAATTGATCAATTATTACAAAAAAGCAGCAAGATTAGAAGCAAATACAGCACAAGTTTTGGCTCAAATGCTTGAATGCCGACTTGACATTGTGGTTCACCGTTTAAAATTTGGAAGCACAATTTTTGCAGCGCAGCAGCTTGTTTCTCATGGTCACATTCTTGTTGATGGGAAAAAAGTAGACCGTCGTTCTTTCCAAGTTCGACCAGGTATGGTTATTTCTGTTAGAGAAAAATCTCGCGGAATTAAAGCAATTCAAGAAGCTCAAGATAGCAGTATGCGTTCAGTTCCAGAGTATCTTTCTATTGATAAAGAGAATTTTTCTGGACAATTGCTTGAATATCCTAGCTATGAATTAATGCCATGGCCAATCCCCATTAATCTTCCTGAAATTTGTGACTTCTTAGCGCACTCTACCTAA